In Ostrea edulis chromosome 10, xbOstEdul1.1, whole genome shotgun sequence, one genomic interval encodes:
- the LOC130051101 gene encoding putative nuclease HARBI1, with the protein MEDAARLRVQYLLAMAQNEVVLQQLNLHQFIRGRFRWRRGFRRRRIWRRTWLNPARRRAFGIFDQLLVELRREDPSTFRKFLCMPPELYDEILERVRGRIWRQHTWFREPLNEGFKLAATLRHLVSGTMYSDMQYGWRVPENTLSVVVREVCQAICEEYADEVMTAPSTPDGWRQLSDGFYWRWNFPHCVAAIDGKHVAIRKPPLSGSLYYNYKGFFSIILLAIVDSDYKFVWCDVGGYGSSCDAQIYNDSEFKELVEDGSINFPDPDPLPHDNVDIPYFLVGDDAFSLAKNMMKPYGQRDLSREQRILNYRLSRARRVSENAFGIISNRFQILASKMNHLPSTARLIVKTCCILLNLMRMHYPVMNNALIEHDEIRGNPVPGAWRRGRNLHDTVIVTGNNNQNKDGKIRNLLKHWCNSEVGSVPWQDRMVP; encoded by the exons ATGGAAGATGCAGCCCGCCTGAGAGTCCAGTATTTACTGGCAATGGCTCAGAATGAAGTTGTACTCCAGCAGCTGAACCTACACCAATTTATTAGAGGCCGTTTCAGATGGAGACGAGGCTTCAGACGGCGTCGTATCTGGAGAAGGACATGGCTGAACCCTGCCAGAAGAAGGGCCTTTGGCATCTTTGATCAGCTGTTGGTTGAGCTCCGAAGAGAAGATCCGTCGACTTTCAGGAAATTTCTCTGCATGCCCCCTGAACTCTACGATGAAATCCTGGAGAGGGTCAGAGGAAGAATCTGGAGGCAGCACACCTGGTTCAGGGAGCCGCTGAACGAAGGTTTCAAGTTGGCAGCTACTCTCCGTCATCTTGTGTCTGGCACCATGTACTCTGACATGCAGTATGGTTGGAGAGTACCTGAAAACACCCTGTCTGTAGTGGTCAGAGAGGTGTGTCAGGCCATATGTGAAGAGTATGCAGATGAAGTCATGACAGCCCCTTCAACCCCTGATGGATGGCGACAACTTTCTGATGGATTCTACTGGCGTTGGAATTTTCCCCACTGCGTGGCTGCTATTGATGGAAAGCATGTGGCCATCAGAAAGCCTCCTCTCTCTGGCTCGTTATATTACAACTACAAGGGCTTCTTCAGTATCATCCTGCTGGCTATAGTGGACAGTGACTACAAATTTGTCTGGTGCGATGTTGGTG GCTATGGGTCAAGTTGTGATGCTCAGATCTACAACGACTCGGAGTTCAAGGAGTTGGTGGAGGATGGATCGATCAACTTTCCAGACCCAGACCCTCTCCCCCATGACAATGTGGACATACCATATTTCCTGGTGGGAGACGATGCCTTCAGCCTGGCCAAGAACATGATGAAACCCTATGGTCAGAGGGATCTATCCAGGGAGCAGAGGATCCTGAACTACAGACTGTCCAGGGCTCGTCGTGTCTCTGAGAATGCATTTGGAATTATTAGCAACAGATTCCAGATCTTAGCCTCCAAGATGAACCACTTGCCGTCAACAGCCCGACTCATAGTCAAGACTTGCTGTATCTTGCTCAACTTGATGAGGATGCATTACCCAGTAATGAATAATGCCCTGATTGAACATGATGAGATACGAGGCAACCCGGTCCCTGGAGCATGGAGGAGAGGCCGCAATCTTCATGACACCGTCATTGTCACGGGCAACAACAATCAGAACAAGGACGGTAAGATCAGGAACCTACTGAAGCACTGGTGCAATTCTGAAGTAGGAAGTGTTCCATGGCAGGATAGAATGGTCCCCTAG